The stretch of DNA TTCAGTCGGTAGGTTTTTTCTCTTTAGAAATGTCCTCAGAACAGCTAACCACACGTCTACTTTCAATGTGTGCAGAAATTGATTCTACTTCTCTTCGTACGGGAATTCTAGGTGAAGAACAATATAACCGTCTTCACAAGGAAGCAAATACTTTATCGGAATTACAATTTTTTATCGATGATACCCCTGCTCTATCTATTTCCGCTATAAGAACAAGAGCTAGAAGAATGAAACGCAAGCATAATCTCGGTATATTATTTATCGATTATTTACAATTAATTAGAGGAGTAAGTAAATCCGAAAATAGAGTTAGCGAGATTTCAGAAATAACCCAAGGTTTAAAAGCAATAGCAAAAGAGTTAAATATTCCGGTTATTGCGTTATCTCAGCTTTCAAGAGCGGTAGAACTACGTGAGGATAAAAAACCTATGCTATCCGATCTTCGAGAATCGGGAACTATAGAACAGGATGCTGATATAGTAATGTTTATTTATCGTGAAGAATATTATTTAACGAGAAAAGAACCGGCGGCAGGCGACGCTAAACATGCCGAATGGTTAGATAAGCTCAACAAAGTATATAATATTGCCGATATAATTGTTGCAAAACATCGTAACGGACCGGTTGGAAATGTTCCGCTTTATTATGATAGTCAATATTCTAAATTTGGCAATTTGGAGAAAAGAACTTTTAACTCTGCTTAATGTGAGTGTTCACGGATTTTTCACTGTCACCCCGTGGCTTGACCACGGGGTCCAGAAAAAATAATTTCAACATTGTTACCCACACTACATGTTTAACAAAATAAACATATAAAAATTTATTTTTATATGTTTTACTGGATCCCATGAATAAATCACGGGATGACAGAGAGGAATAATAAGCCACGCAACACCCGTGAAGGTCACTGTTTAATTATAAGCACTGTCGTGATCGATAAATATTGCCATTAATACAAAATAGTTCCCATCTCTATAAGCAGTACCACGATATTTTTGAGAAAATCTAAACGAATAAATATTATTACCTTTTGAAGTTATTTTAGAAGTAATTAATTCCCACCTTATACCTTTATCCTTATATAATTGGTCCCAATTTAATTGTTTAATTTTTTTTAAGGTAGCAAGTAATGCATGTTGTTCTATCTTTTCTAAACTAAATAACTGTTCTTGAAAAGCAGGATAGTTCATATCTAATAATATTTTAGTCATGCTTTATAGATTCTAATATTTCATCAAAATTTTCACGTCTTTTATTTTTTTCTACCCATTTTATTGCTTTATCAAGCATCTCATTATTGTTGTTCCTATAAAGCCACATCTCATTATCAGGAATAAACCTACCAGGCTTTATTATTATAGTACCATCACTTAAGGTTAAAACTTGTATCTGTTTTCCTGCATATTTCTTCCCCAAGGATATTTGCCCATTATTCCCTACGTGTTTGATTGTTTCTATATTATTTCCTATTATCATAATATTTATATTTACAAAATTCCTATTTTCCAATATTACAATATTTGTATTTATAAAGCAATAATAAATAGCTTTATTATTATTTAGCTAATATATTAACAAGTTCATAGCCCATTATAAGCATTCCGACAATTACGCATATAATAATTAGATATTGTTTTTGCAATTCAGGATAATAAAACTTATTTATCTTTGCTTTATATAACAGATAAACCGGTAATAAAATTGCAATTATTACAAGAATCATACCGGCAAATCCTAAAATTGTAATAAAAGCATTCGGTACTACTATTGCTACAATATAAGCCGGTAATATAGTAACAATAGAAGCGGTCATGTTATGAATTACTAAATTCGGTATCGAATTCATAAACATAGTTTTAAGGGAATCACATAGCCCTCCTACTCCGAGTTTATATATACTATTGCAGGAATTAAGCTTCCAAATAAAAATGCCGTCTTTAGCATTTTTGTTACAATAATTAGTTAAGGTATGGAAGATTACTTGGAAACCAAATGAAGTAAAGACTACTGGAGTTACTACACCTCATATAGATATTTCTTTATAATTTGATGAGAATAAAGGTAAATTATCTCACTGAATCATGGAAACAAGTCCAATAACTAAAATTGCAATTATTATAAGTAATCCGATAAATAACACCCGATTTATATAATCTACTAACTTTAGAGGTAATAATAATATTAGAATGCTCCTATATAAGTTATACTTATATTTAAAGCTAATAACTTCTGTAATATTGAAGAGCCTCCGTATATAAATACTGCAAGTAAAGCATATGAAAGGAGCTTAAGACTTACCGTGCCGATGATTTGAGCAGTATGTCCTGAAAAATATTTTCCAAGCATCCCGAGTGTTAAGCCTTTACCTGCTTGAAGATTAAGCTCTAAATTAATTACAGAAGTATAAATTATACTAGGTATTATACCTAATTTTGCTAATACCATGGGTAGTGCTATCATACCGCTACCTATACAAGTACCTGAAATTAACAGGATTGAACCAATAAGTTTTTGCATCATTTAATGAAGTTTGGATTAAAGAAAAAGACTTAATTTTTGCTAAAAAGAAAATCAACTAAAAAAAGAAGATAAGAATTTTAAAGAATAAAAAGTTTTGATAAGTAAAATTAACATTCGTATAATTTTATTAAAATATTATGTAACAGCAGCATAATATAATTATATTAATAATTTGACATAAGTTATTAATATTGCTTTTTAAGGGTATTTTTATATATTTCTTATTAGACATCTTTCCACACCAGCTTATAGAGAGGAATTTAAAGGAGACACGGAACGCAGAACCGCAGCGTATATGGACATATGTGAGGATTCGAGTACCGGATCGACGTATAAATTACCTCTAGAAGCGAAGTTTGGAAATAATAAGAAATTTATTATATTTAAAAATGCATAGATTAGCCAAAATAATTAGTAATGCAGGAGTTTGTTCTAGGCGTGATGCCGAAAAGCTGATAGCTGAAGGGCAGGTAAAAGTAGACGGCATTACAATTTTATCACCGGCTACAAACGTTGATATTAGTAATCACATTGAAGTATCAGACATATTAATCAATCAATCACAAAAACCAAGGCTTTGGATTTATTACAAGCCTGTCGGTTTAATTACCACTCATAAAGACCCTTTATCTCGTAAAACCGTGTTTGAGGATTTAACCGGTTTACCTCGTGTAATTTCAATAGGAAGACTGGATTTAAATAGCGAAGGTTTGTTATTACTAACTAATAGTGGTGATTTAGCTCGTCAGTTTGAGCTACCCTCAAGTAGGTTAAAGCGAGTATATCATGTTAGGGCATACGGGAATCCTAATATTCTACTAAAAAGCAATTATAAAAATTTAGAAATGGACGGTATATTTTATAATCCTCATTCGGTGAAATTACTTAAGCAAAATAAGAGTAATTCTTGGTTTGAAATAGTTTTATTTGAAGGAAAAAATCGTGAAATTAGAAGAATATTCGAGTATTTTGGACTAAAAGTTAACAAATTAATTAGAGTTCAATATGGTAGTTTTACAATAGGTAATCTAAAACCTGGAGATTATAAAGAAATAAATAATAAAATACTAGAAAAATAATTAGTAATGTGTTATTACTCACGCATTTTAACTAATCATATAAAAACATATGACAAATCTTAATATATATAAATGTGAAGAAAAAGACTTAAACGATTATCTTGGTTATATAAAAGATAACTCTAATGTTTCACTAAATGATTTTATCAAAAATAAATATTTCGCTGAAGATCATGATAAAATTATCATTACTAGTTTAGAAAATATGGAAATTAACGCAGATTTAGCAAATGCTAATTTGCAAGGTACAATACTAACAGATGCCGTATTTAATAATTGTGACTTAACAAATACCATATTATGTGATTCAGATTTAACAAATGTAGAATTTAATGATTGTACATTTATCGGTACTGACTTTAGAGGAGCAAATCTTCATTACACAGATTTTAATTATAAAGATTATGATTATGATAACTATAAAATTCCTAATCTAAAAGATAAAATACGAGATATAAAACTATCTTTTTCAGATCTTGAAAGATTAAATAAATATATAGATAAAGATTTAGAAAAAGAACATATCAAAGAAATAGTTATAGATAAAGTTACAAACAAAAAGAAATATATTTTAGCTGGGGAAGGCGAAAAAACTTTATGGGAAGTCAAATCAAAAGAGCTAAAGACTAAGCAAGAAGAGTTAGAAACTCTAAAGCAAAACTTAGATAATCCTGGGATTGCTACCAATCTTTTAAATGCCTTTTGGAATAGTACAGAAACTATTGCTCAAAACCGACAAAATGAACTAGGAAAAATCAATAAGTTACAGCATGAAGTAAATAAATTAGAAACTGAAGTACATGCTTTAGATAATCTTAGAATGTTCTGTGGTAAGGGTTTAGATGGTATTTTTGAGCAGCTAAAAGACGAAAAAATACAAGTAAAACTGGATCCTTCATATGTTATAGGTTCAAGTTCAGAAACACGAGATATACTGAAAGAATATATAAAATTAACTTCTGCTGAATTTGATCTATATTTGACTGAAGCAGCAAAACAATCTGACACAAAATTATCTTTTACCGCATTTGTTAGAAAGCAAAAAAACCTTTCAGAAGATTTAAATATAGTTCCTGATCTTTCAGAAATTAATTTATCAGGTAAAACTCTTACTAATCTTAACCTGAAGAATACATTATTTGCTTCAGCCAACTTAGAGAATATTAAAATCTCAAATTGTAATTTAGATTTTACTAATTTTGAAGGAGCTAATTTACAAAATGCCGTTTTTCAAAATGTTACCGCACGTAACGCAGGATTTCTTTTTGCTGATCTTAAAAATAGCAAAATTGAAAATAGTGATATGTCGAGAAACTACATGCCTAAAGTAGATTTATCTGAAGCAGAGATAACAAATAGCAAATTTAATGCGGTTATGATGGTTAATGCTGATGCCGAAAAGTTAATTATTAAAGATTCAGAATGGAAAAATTCTAATCTTACCGGTATATCGCTTGCTTATGCAGATATGCAAAGAGTTCAAATGCAGGGAGTAGTTTTAAATAACGCACTTCTAGAGCAAGCAAATATCGTTTCTACTAATCTTGAAAATGCTTTTATGAATAACGCACATGCGTTAGAAGCAAAATTCAAAGAGCAATGTAACATGCAAGGCATAACTGCAAGGAATGCCTATTTTAGCGATGCTGAATTTGAACATATACTATCTTTAAAAGAAGCTGACTTAAGAGAAGCTATAATGCAGCGTGTTAAACTTAAGAACGCTGATTTAACAAAAGCAAAGCTTGATAAAGCAAATCTTGAATATGCCGATCTTACAAACGCTACGCTTACTAATGCAACTACACAGTTTGCTAAGTTAAGTAACGCTACTTTAGAAAAAGCAGAAGCTGAAGGATTAAATATTTCAGATGCTATTGCTAAAAATATTAATGCTAAGGAAGCTAACTTTAAAAATGCAATTATGCAGCGTGCCGATCTTACTAAAGCTGATTTCACTAAAGCAGTGTTGGAAAATGCTGATATGCAAGCAATGGAAGCAGCCGAGGCTATATTTAAAGAAGCAAATCTAAAACAAGCGAATCTAAAAGCAGCAAATCTAGCTGGAATTAATAAAGAAGGAACAGCTTTTGATAAAGCAAAAATCGACGATGCTACAAAGATGCATGATACTAAAGGTGAGGCTAAAGGGAATTTAGAGCATCAAGATAAAGACGGTAAAAAAACATCTGTCAATGTTAACAAACATGCTAAATTACAAGATAAAATTCATGCAAGAGAGAAAAGCGGTTGGTTTCTGAAAACCGGAGTAGGACAGCTTTGTACAAAACTTGCTAAAAGTACTATATCAGGAATTAGCAGAGTAACAAATTTCTTAGCAAGTAAAAAATTTTTAGTAGGGCTTGCCGTAGTAGCGGGGCTTGCAGTAGCAGCTGCACCTTTCATGGCAATGCCTGTGTTATTAGTCACCGGCACGGCTCTTACTACTAAAGCTGTCATTCTAGGAGCAGGTATTTTGGCCGGAGGGCTAGTCGCTACCGGAACTTATAAATTTACCCAAAAACCTTTACGCAATATTCAAAAATCATTTGAATATTTGACTAGCAGTATAGATAAATATATCTCACCGCCTCCTGAAAATATTGATGAATTAGTAACAGAAAAACAACAAGCAAGACAAAAAGCTGAGACAGAAAAATCTAAAGACAGGGAAGAAAATTTAAATAATGTAAATAATAATATTGATAAAGCTAAAGAACAAGATATTTTAAAACAAGCACAAAATAATTTAAACCAAGAAACGCCAAAAGTAGAAATAAAAGAAAAGAAAGATAAAACTGTAGAAAAACAACAAATAAAATCTAATACATTTGCAGCAAAATTTAAGCTTAACACTAAAGGCAAAGGATTTGCCAAAAAAATAAAAGACGAACAAAAAAATCAAGGTCAACAAAAGAAGCATATAACTAAATAAGTGTTAAAAATAATATCCGGTAAATATAGAAACCAAATTATACCTACTGCTAAAAATATCAAATATCGACCTTCCACAGGTAAGCTCAAAGAGGCAATATTTAGTATATTAACCTCCGGTGAGTTTACCGGTAATAAATTATTTAACGAAAATACCTACATTCTCGATTTATTTGCCGGTAGTGGTAGCCTTGCTTTTGAAAGCCTATCAAGAGGAGCAGGTTTTGCTACCTTAATTGATATTGATACATCCTCATTAAAAATAGCAGAAGGATTTGCTAAATCTCTAAACATTGAAAATAATGTTAATTTCGTTAATATTAATGCCTTAAATCTACCAAAAGCTAATAAAGCTTTTGATCTTGTATTTATCGACCCCCCTTATCATAAAGATATAGTGCCTAAAGTAATGAAATTGCTGATAAAAAATAACTGGCTTAAAGACGGTACTATTATAGTTATTGAGATGGCTAAAACAGATGAGTATGTTTTAGATGAAAATATTGAAATTATACGCGAAAAACTATATGGTAATACTAAACTACTAGTTTTGAAATATCTTTAATTTTTTACTCCTCCTTTATTCTGATTGTTTACCAAACTTAACCTGATAAACTATACATCTTCCATCTATAGCTTAATGTAACTAATTAATAATTTATTGATAAATTAAGGAATTTTTTATTAAAATATGCAAAAAATTTTTAATAAATTAGTAATATGAAAAGAAAAGATCCTGGAATAGCTTCGCAAGAAATTTATTCCCTAATTGAATTAGATTTAAAAAACATATTTCCATTAGAATATAATAAGCAAGAAGCGGCTATCAAATATATCACAGAACAGTTAGCAGCTACAGGTTTTATTCAAAAAAGCAATGATTATCCGGAATTAGATGAAGAAATAGATTTAATAAATAATAGAGTTAAATAAAGGATATACAAAAAATTTTACTAAAGAAGAACAAAGAAGTATATACGAGCAAGCTGTAAAGTTAATAGAAAGTAAAATTTTAAGCGATATGGGATACAAGAGTTAGAAGAAAAATATTTTGTTGTATCAAACAGCTTCTTTTGAAGAAAAAATAGAGATAATTAATGAATATAAACTATCTCTTGAAAATCTTAATAAACAAAATATACAAAACTTACAAAAACAGCAAAATGATTTAAGAGGTGAAAAAGAAATAACTAATGTTGAAGAACATAAGTTAGTAAAAGATGGGATAGTAATAAAAGAGGAAATAGAGCCATATTTAAGTAACTATGAATTACTAAATACATTAGGAGAATGTAGTAATTTAGCTAATGAGGAAAATATTTTTTTAGTTAAAAAGCTATTCGAGAACGCTCGTAACTTTTACCCTGATAATTCTTTGCAAGGTCTAAAAGAATTAATGGAGTTACCATACAAGAAGGCAATAGATTTATTAGGAGACAATATTTTAGCATTGCTTAACAATAAACAAATTAGCATGTAAGTTATTATTAACACTCAATGAAAGCCTAGCTTATAACCTAGATGACCTTTTGCCTTTTATAAGTGTACAAACCTTAGGTAAAGAGCTTTTCCATACAGCTGCTTTTCATCAAATAAAAAATATAATCCAAAGATTAGTAGAAGAAGAAACGAGTAATCTTTCTTCTGAAGTTTTAATTAATTCTTTAGCATCTAATTTTGATAATACAGAAATATTCAATTATATATTGAATATTAAAGATTAATGAAAAAAATGAAGAAGAACTTACTATTTTATATTTAGCTACTTTACATGATAAATCTGAAATAGTTAAATCTCATCCTGATATCAATGTTAATGAAAAAAATAAATGTGGATACACGTCTCTACATTCAGCTAGTAGTAATGATAAACCTGAAATAGTTAAAATGCTACTTTCTCATCAAGATATTAATGTTAATGAAAAAGACCAACTAAATCTTGCTAAAATAATAGGTTTAGATATTAATCAAAATCTTACAGATTCTTTCAAGACCACTGAAATGTCAATTTTAGGCATAGAAACAGTAGAGAATCCTGAATTGTAAGGTAAACAATTAATAGCAGATTACTTAGCTAATTTGCTGTTAGTTATCCTAGGTGTATAGTTTCAAAAAATAAAACGTCTTCTAAAATTCTTAAATTGAAATTAGCCTATTAATTTATTATACTGTGAAAAATCATTAGGCATTCTAACAGTAGAGTATTGTCCATTCCTGCTTTCGCGGGAATGACATAGAACCACGTAACAAGACCTTAAAAAATAAACATGAGTAAAGACAAAAAGCATTACATATGTTCTAACTGTGGGAATATTAGTCCTAAATGGTCAGGGCAGTGCTTTGATTGCAGTGTATGGGGTAGTATTGTTGAAGAGATAGTAAGTTCAAATAAAGCAATTGTTAAAACAGGTAGCAAGCAAGATTTCGATAAGCTTTCAGGTCACGTAGAGCAGTTACGTGTCCCTACTCCTATAGGTGAATTAAATAGAGTGCTTGGCGGGGGTTTAGTGCTTGGTTCTGCTATATTAATAGGAGGAAACCCGGGTATAGGCAAATCTACTTTGTTACTACAACTAGCAGCAAGTAACTTTGCATCAAAGATGAATTGCTTATATATAACGGGCGAAGAATCGTTAGACCAAATAAAATTAAGGGCCATAAGGCTAAATCTAACTAACTATAATACCGATATTTTAGCAGCTACTAATTTGGAAGATATTATTGCAAGTATAGAAACAAATAAGAATAATATTGATTTAGTAGTGATTGATTCTATTCAAACAATTACCACAAAAGAATTATCCTCGCCTCCAGGTACTGTTTCGCAAATTCGTACATGTGCAGATGAGCTTGTTAATTATGCTAAGCAAAACAATATAATTATTTTATTAAGCTGTCACGTAACTAAAGACGGACAGCTAGCAGGTCCTAAGATACTTGAACATTTAGTTGATACCGTATTATATTTTGAGGGAGACCATAATAATCATTTCCGTATTTTACGCTCATATAAAAATCGTTTTGGCGGTGTGGGTGAAATAGGAGTATTTGAGATGAGCGGCAGCGGGCTTATTGAAGTAACAAATCCGTCTGAACTATTTTTAATGAAGCGAGAGCAGAACGTTATAGGTACGTCTATTTTTGCAGGGATCGAAGGTTCAAGACCTTTACTTATGGAAGTACAAGCTCTCATAGTACCCTCAAATATGGTAACTCCTAGACGCTCTGCGGTGGGCTGGGATGCTAATAGGTTATCAATGATCCTTGCCGTGCTTAGTAGTAGGATAGGACTTAATCTTGCTAATTATGAGGTATATTTAAGCATTGCGGGGGGACTTAAAATTGCCGATCCTGCTTCTGATTTAGCAGTAGCAGCGAGCTTAATATCTGCCGCAACCGGCAAACCTGTACCCGAACATAGCGTATTTTTCGGCGAAATAAGCTTATCGGGTGAAATAAGAAAAACTGCAAAAGCAGAAACAAGAATAAAAGAAGCCGTAAAGCTTGGGTTTAATAAGATTATCTGCTCTAAACTTGAAAATTTAACTTATGACTTTATATCTTCCATCTTACATTTAAAGGACCTAACAGCGATAATCAAATGAGTATAGTTTATGAAATAAGAAATTTGGAAGAAGCACGTAATTTTTTATCTAGTATAGAAGAGCAGCTGATATTAACAAATCATGCCTCTAGCGTAAAATATTACGGTATGCTAGCAATTGATTATATGTTTAAAGCTTTAAGTAAAGAATTTCCGGAAAAAGTTTTAGATCTTACCGTAAATGTAGGAGAGGATCACGCCGCTTTATTTACTGCAATCAAACTAGGGTATAAGAATATAGTATATACGGGGGATTCTGAGGAAGCTAGGGGGGTGTTGCGTGAAACCAAAACCGTCATTGCGAGCGATCTTTGATCGCGTGGCAATCTCAAGAATTTGCCCGAGATTGCTTCGTCAATTTACTATTGTAAATTTCCTCGCAATGACGCAAATTTAATACTAAAAAACCATGAATATCAAAGATATAGGGGTAATAATTGCTAAAAAACCTTTGAAAGAAAATACATTTATTATTACGGTTTTTACTAAAAATCATGGTTTATATTCGGGAGTTACAAAGGAATCTTCTAAAAAGAGCAAATTTATATATCAAGAAGGTAATATTGTAGATTTTCTTTGGCAAGCAAGATTACACGAACATATCGGCATGGCTAAATGTGAACTTATTAAATCTTACACTGGTTATTTTATCACAAGTAAAGCTAAATTATATGCCTTTAATTCCGTTATATCTTTAATCAAAGAGTTATTTCATGAAAGAGAAAAGCATTCTAATTTTTTTTCATTTCTAATTAATTATTTAGATAATTTATCAAAGAATTTTTGTTTTCGTGATTATATTAATTTTGAACTGGCTTTACTTGACATAGCAGGTTATAAACTCGACCTTAGCAAATGTGCCGTTAGTAATGTAAAACAAGATTTATACTATGTATCACCTAAATCAGGTAGAGCATTATCATATGAAGTAGGAAAACCTTATAAAGATAAATTATTGATGTTACCAAAATTTTTACTTTCAGATAATAATGAGATTACATTAGAAGAAAAAAGACAAGCTTTAACTCTAACAAACTATTTTTTTAATAGATATTTATTTCATAATAATAGACAGGCTGAAGCACGCCAAATTTTTATTGAATATACTTTAAATAATTCTTAGAGGCTATATTTTTACTTTTATTTTTCTTATTTGATGATATACTTACTTAAGTAATTACTTAAATAAGTATGTAATATGACTAGACTAAGCATAGATATACCAAACGAATTACATCATTTTCTTAAAGTTCACACTGCACATAAAAATGATACTATTATGAATTTTGTAAGAGAAGCGATATATCATAAAATAGAACAGGAAAAAGAATTAAATGCAGAATCAATAAAAATATTAGAAGAATCAGCAAAAGGTTTAAATATTAATAAATATTCTTCATATAAAGAAATGTATAAAAAACTTAATTTAATATGATTCTGCAAACCTCCACTAAACGTTTTGAGAAAGAATTACTACTTATGCATAACGTGGTAAAGACTATAGTATCGGATATTTTTTATTCCATGTCATTCCCGCGAAAGCAGGAATGACATAAGGGTTTTTCAAAAATTTCCTGGTACACTATATACGTACCGGTACATATAATGACTTATTCAAATAATAATCTATGAAAATACTAGCATTTGACACGGCAAATAATACTGCATCGGTGGCAATATCCGCAAATGAGAATATTCTTGCATATATAGAAGAATTACGTCCTTCTATGCAAGCAGAAAATCTAATGCCGATGATAGAAGATGTAATGAAAGCAGCTAAATGTTCATATGATGATCTAGATTATTTAGCGGTAACTAACGGACCCGGTAGCTTTACGGGTATTAGAGTAGGACTCGCTAGTGCTAAAGGTATATTATTTGCCAAGGAAAATATTAAAGCAGTAGTGGTTAGTAATTTTGAATATGCTTACTTTAGAACCATAACTCAAGTTAAAGATTATGATAAAATATATGTCTTTTTAAACGCTTATCGCTCACAGCTTTATATGCAAGTTTTTCATAAA from Rickettsia helvetica encodes:
- a CDS encoding ankyrin repeat domain-containing protein, producing MLYLATLHDKSEIVKSHPDINVNEKNKCGYTSLHSASSNDKPEIVKMLLSHQDINVNEKDQLNLAKIIGLDINQNLTDSFKTTEMSILGIETVENPEL
- the recO gene encoding DNA repair protein RecO encodes the protein MNIKDIGVIIAKKPLKENTFIITVFTKNHGLYSGVTKESSKKSKFIYQEGNIVDFLWQARLHEHIGMAKCELIKSYTGYFITSKAKLYAFNSVISLIKELFHEREKHSNFFSFLINYLDNLSKNFCFRDYINFELALLDIAGYKLDLSKCAVSNVKQDLYYVSPKSGRALSYEVGKPYKDKLLMLPKFLLSDNNEITLEEKRQALTLTNYFFNRYLFHNNRQAEARQIFIEYTLNNS
- the rsmD gene encoding 16S rRNA (guanine(966)-N(2))-methyltransferase RsmD, whose amino-acid sequence is MLKIISGKYRNQIIPTAKNIKYRPSTGKLKEAIFSILTSGEFTGNKLFNENTYILDLFAGSGSLAFESLSRGAGFATLIDIDTSSLKIAEGFAKSLNIENNVNFVNINALNLPKANKAFDLVFIDPPYHKDIVPKVMKLLIKNNWLKDGTIIVIEMAKTDEYVLDENIEIIREKLYGNTKLLVLKYL
- a CDS encoding pseudouridine synthase, giving the protein MHRLAKIISNAGVCSRRDAEKLIAEGQVKVDGITILSPATNVDISNHIEVSDILINQSQKPRLWIYYKPVGLITTHKDPLSRKTVFEDLTGLPRVISIGRLDLNSEGLLLLTNSGDLARQFELPSSRLKRVYHVRAYGNPNILLKSNYKNLEMDGIFYNPHSVKLLKQNKSNSWFEIVLFEGKNREIRRIFEYFGLKVNKLIRVQYGSFTIGNLKPGDYKEINNKILEK
- the tsaB gene encoding tRNA (adenosine(37)-N6)-threonylcarbamoyltransferase complex dimerization subunit type 1 TsaB; its protein translation is MKILAFDTANNTASVAISANENILAYIEELRPSMQAENLMPMIEDVMKAAKCSYDDLDYLAVTNGPGSFTGIRVGLASAKGILFAKENIKAVVVSNFEYAYFRTITQVKDYDKIYVFLNAYRSQLYMQVFHKSGKIEEPLLIDFEYAIKLLTNEKDNIACCGSGLEFIYHQIMHLPSIITLPRFARVKAWVICRYIANRLSSDIKLNSSIEPLYIRPPDAKLAINYVIPS
- a CDS encoding aromatic amino acid transport family protein, with amino-acid sequence MMQKLIGSILLISGTCIGSGMIALPMVLAKLGIIPSIIYTSVINLELNLQAGKGLTLGMLGKYFSGHTAQIIGTVSLKLLSYALLAVFIYGGSSILQKLLALNISITYIGAF
- the radA gene encoding DNA repair protein RadA, whose translation is MSKDKKHYICSNCGNISPKWSGQCFDCSVWGSIVEEIVSSNKAIVKTGSKQDFDKLSGHVEQLRVPTPIGELNRVLGGGLVLGSAILIGGNPGIGKSTLLLQLAASNFASKMNCLYITGEESLDQIKLRAIRLNLTNYNTDILAATNLEDIIASIETNKNNIDLVVIDSIQTITTKELSSPPGTVSQIRTCADELVNYAKQNNIIILLSCHVTKDGQLAGPKILEHLVDTVLYFEGDHNNHFRILRSYKNRFGGVGEIGVFEMSGSGLIEVTNPSELFLMKREQNVIGTSIFAGIEGSRPLLMEVQALIVPSNMVTPRRSAVGWDANRLSMILAVLSSRIGLNLANYEVYLSIAGGLKIADPASDLAVAASLISAATGKPVPEHSVFFGEISLSGEIRKTAKAETRIKEAVKLGFNKIICSKLENLTYDFISSILHLKDLTAIIK